GGCTGCCGGCCGGCTGCGCGCGGACGGGCCGCCAGGAGGTGGTGTGCCGGACGGGGGCGCTGGCCGCGGACGGGCTGGGGGAGCGGATCGAGTTGCGGGTGTGGCTGCGGGGGCGGCCGATCGAGGTGACGATGGCCGTCGACACCCTGTGGGGCGGCGGCGCGGTGGACCGCAACCGGTCCAACGACCGGCAGCAGGTGCTGGTCCTGGACACCGGGGACGCGTACTTCTTCTGACGTTCGAGGGAGCGGAGCGTCGTACGATCTGCGGACGGCGCTGACGGCGGTGCCGACGAAGGGGTGCGATGTCCGGGAACGTGCGCTCGCGGCTGCTGGACGAGCTGGGCGTCGTGTCGCGTCGGTACGCGGCCGCGTACGCCCTGTTCAACCAGGCTCTCGCCGACCGTCTCGGGCTGCATCCCACGGACCTTCAGTGTCTGAACCTGCTGATGCTGGAGCGGGAGCCGGTGACGACGGGCCGGGTTGCCGAGCTGACGGGGCTGACCACGGGCTCGGCGACGCGGCTGGTGGACCGGTTGGAGAAGGCGGGTTACGTCGTCCGGGAGCGGGACGCGGCCGACCGGCGACGGGTCCTCGTGGTGACGGTGCCGGAGCGGATCGCGGAGTTCACGCGGATGTGGGAGCGGCTGGGCGGCGACTGCATGCCGCTCTTCGAGGACCTGGCGGACAGCGAACTCGCGGTGATCGTGCGGCACATGCGGCGCACGGTGGAGTTCGGCGCTGAGCAGGTCGCACGATTGCGGGAAGGCCGGGTCTAGGGCGGGATGCAGGAGACCGACGTACGGCCGTCCGCGGAGGCGGCCGAGGGAGTGCGGGCGGCGGACGCCCGCCCGGCGGGTGCGCTGCCGCGGCACTGGCCGCTGTTGTTGCTGGGCGCGGCGGTGGTGCCGGGTGTGCTGCTGGTGCTCGTCGGGCGGTCGTTGGACGCGCCGGCGATGCAGGCGTGGCGGACGGTGTGTCTGGCCGTGACCGTGCAGGCGCTGCCGTTCCTGCTGCTGGGCACGGCTCTGTCGGGGGCGATCAACGCGTTCGTGCCGGCGCGGGTCTTCAGCCGGCTGCTGCCGAAGCGGGCCGCGCTGGCCGTGCCGGTCGCGGGGATGGCGGGTGTGGTGCTGCCGGGGTGCGAGTGCGCCTCGGTGCCGGTGGCGAACAGTCTGATCGGGCGGGGGGTCACACCGGCCGCCGCGTTCGCGTTCCTGCTGTCGGCGCCCGCCGTGAACCCGGTGGTGCTGACCGCCACGGCCGTCGCCTTCCCGGGCAGTCCGGAGATGGTGGTCGCCCGGCTGCTCGCCTCGCTGGTCACCGCCGCCGCGATGGGCTGGCTGTGGCTCTGGCTGGGGCGCGAGGAGTGGTTGAAGCCCACCGTCGTCCGGCACACCGGGCATGTTCCGGGGCGCAGCCGTTTCACCGAGTTCCGGCGTGGTTTCCAGCACGACTTCCTGCACGCGGGGGGTTTTCTGGTGGTGGGGGCGATGGCGGCGGCGACGTTCAACGTGGCGGTGCCGCGCACGCTGCTCGACACCTTCGCGGGTTCGCCGTGGCTGTCGGTGCTGTTCCTGGCGGCGCTGGCGATCGTGCTGGCGGTGTGCAGTGAGGCGGACGCGTTCGTGGCGGCCTCGCTGACCGGTTTCTCGCCGGTCGCGCGGCTGGCGTTCATGGTGGTGGGGCCGATGGTCGACCTGAAGTTGATCGCGCTTCAGGCGGGCACGTTCGGGCGGGCCTTCGCGTTGCGGTTCTCGGCGGCCACGGCGGTGGTGGCCGTGGTGTGCAGCGCGGTGATCGGAGGGGTGCTGCTGTGAGGCGGTTCGCGCAGGTGGGGCTGCTGGTGCTGGGTGGGCTGGGGTTGTTGCACACCTCGCTGTTCACGGACGAGTACCTGCGGTACGTCAAGGAGGGGATGCGGCCGCTGCTGGTCGCCTCCGGGGTGCTGCTGGTGGTGCTGGGCGTGGCGGAGGCGTGGGCCGCCCCGCCGAAGGAGGAGCCCGGCGAGCCGGGGCACGGTCACGAGGGGCATGGTCACGAGGGGCATGGTCACGACCACTCCGGTGTTCCGCGGGTCGCCTGGCTGCTGTTCCTGCCCGTGCTGAGCCTGCTCTTCTACGCTCCTCCCGCGCTCGGCTCCTACACGGCCTCGCGGGAACCGGCGAAGGCCGTCGCCGTGCAGGAGGACGCCTTCGATCCGCTGCCCGCGACCTCCCCGCTGCCGATCACACTCACCGACTTCACCCAGCGGGTGCAGCAGGACCGGTCGCGGGCCATCCGGGGCCGCGCGGTCGTGATGACCGGGTTCGTCACCCCGGCCCCGCGGAAGCGGGACGGCTGGTATCTGACCCGGATCATCGTCAGCTGCTGTGCGGCGGACGCGTCGTCCGTGAAGGTGCTGGTCCAGGGGATCGCGGCGCCGAAGGCCGACACCTGGGTGAACGTCACCGGGACCTGGCAGGGAAGCGGCACCCTGGGCACGGCGTCGGCGACGGTCGCGTTGGACGCGCGGGGCGTGCAGAAGGTGCGCAAGCCGTCGAACGCCTACATGGACGCGCTGCCGCTCACCTCCTGAACGGCACCGAGCGGCACCGAACGGCACCGCTCAGACGTCGGTGCTGTCTGTGTCGTAGCGTCGGCGGGCCGCATGGACCTCGTCGAAGTGGATCTCCGCCCAGTTCTTCACGGCCGTGAGCAGCAGCGCGAGGTTGCTGCCGAGGGGGGTCAGCTCGTAGTCGACGCGGACGGGGACGGACGGGGTGACCGTGCGGGTCAGGATGCCGTCGCGTTCCAGGGTGCGCAGGGTCTGGGTGAGCATTTTGGGGCTCACGCCGGCGATCCTGCGGGCCAGGTCGCTGTAGCGCTGGGGGCCGGGGGCGAGGGCCGAGACGACCAGGCTGACCCACTTGTCGCTGAGGCGGTCCAGCAGCTGGTTGGTCGGGCAGTCGCGGAGGAAGGCGTCGTACTCGGTGCGGGCCTGCTCGCGCCGCTGGGCGGCGGTCGTGGTGGCCATGGTGGCTCTCCTCCCGGTGACGTAGGCACCTTCAGGTAACTACTTCCCCCTGGATAGTAACTCTTCCTAGGGTTGTGACAGCAAGAGGGAAGCGGGGGACCCCCGCAAGTACCCGCCTATCCAGGGGAGTTGACATGCGTGCAGCAGTGGTGCGGACGTTCGGCGGGCCCGAGGCCGTCGAGATCGTGGACGCGGAGCTGCCGGAGCCGGCCGCCCGGCAGGTGCGGATCAAGGTGGCGGCGGCCGCGCTGAACCCGGTCGACGCCGGGGTGCGCTCCGGGGTCTTCGGCGGCGCCGGCAAGCAGGTCGGGCTCGGCTGGGACGTCGCCGGGACGGTGGACGCGGTGGGGGTGGCCTCCGCGTGGAATGTGGGGGAGGAGGTCGTGGCCCTCGACTACGGGATGGTCAAGCCGCTCGGTACGCATGCGGAGTACGTCGTCGTCGACGCGGACGCGGTGGCGCTCGCGCCTGCTTCCGTGGACGCGGTGCACGCGGCGACCCTGCCGCTGAACGCGCTGACCGCTGCGCAGGCGCTGGACCTGCTGGCCCTGTCGCCGGGGGATTCGTTGCTGGTCACGGGCGGTGCGGGGGCGGTCGGCGGGTATGCCGTCCAGCTGGCCGCGCGGCGCGGGGTGACGGTCGCCGCGCTGGCTCGGGCGCAGGACGAGGAGTTCGTCCGGTCGCTGGGGGCCACCCGTTTCCCGGGCGGCGAGGGGCGTTTCGACGCGGTGCTGGACGCGGCGGTGCTGGGCTCCGAGGCGTTGGCCCTGGTGCGGGACGGGGGCGCGTACGTAGGGGTGATCCCGCAGGCTCAGCCCGCGTCGGAGCGGGGGGTGCGGACCGAGGCTGTCGAGGTGAGCGCGGACGGGGCCCGGCTGGCGGAGCTGGTGCGCTCGGTGGATGCGGGCGAGCTGACCCTCCGGGTGGCCGAGACGTTCACGCTGGAGGACACCGCGAAGGCACACGCACGGCTGGCGGAGGGCGGGGTCAGGGGCCGACTGGTGCTGGTGCCTTAGCCAGGCGCCGGGGGCAGGGGGCCGCTGGACGGCGAGGGTCGGGCGCGCCCAGGCGGTCGGCGAAGCCGCGTGCCGCTCCCGGCCGCGGGACCGGGCAGAGTCGGGTGCGGCACGCGGGGGAGCCGTACCTGCGTCCGGGCGGCGGAGCTCAGCCCGCGCGCAGTGGCCTGGCTGCGTCCGCGTCCGTGCGGCGGAGCCGTGTGCGGCTCGGTTCGGGGCCGTTCATGAGCTGCGATGCCTTGCGTAGGTGGCAGGGGGGACGCCGACCGTCGTGGTGAAGTCGCGCACCAGGTGGGCCTGGTCCGCGTAGCCCAGGTCGGCGGCCAGGGCTGCCCAGTCCACCGTCTGCTCGGCCTCCGCCCGTTCCAGGGCCTCGTGGATGCGGTAGCGCAGGATCACCCATTTGGGGCCCACGCCGACGTACGCGGCGAACAGGCGCTGGATCAGGCGTACCGACAGCCCCTCGTCGCTCGCGAGGTCCGCCACCTTGCGGATCGCGCGGTCGGTGCGGATGCGGTCGACGAGGGTCATCGCGAGGTCGGCCTGGGGGTCCGGGCGGGGGATGCGGGCCGCCAGGAGATGCGCGTCGAGGGCCGCCACCCGGGCCTCCTCGCCGGCCGGATCGAGGACCGGGGCCGGGTCGGTGCCGGTGAGGTGGACCCGGCGGCCCGTCCAGTGGGAGACCGGGTGCTCGGGGGCGAAGGGGCGGAAGCCGCCCGGGCGGAACTTGACGCCGCACACCCGCCCCCGGCCCTCCAGTTTCTGGGTGAAGAGCCCCTGCTGGACGCCGGCGATCTCGACGAAGGGCTCCTGCCCCTCGAAACGCTGGAAGACGAGGTGGACCGCGGGGTGCGGGACCACGTGGGAGACGTACGGCTCGGTCAGGTCCCAGTCGATCAGCCAGTAGTGCTCGACGTAGGGGCGCAGGGGCGGGGCCGGTTCGGGACGGCGGAAGCGCACGCGTGCGAGGAAGTCCGCGGCGTCGACGATGCCTCGGGTGTCACGGCGTGGGGTGGCCATGTCCGGATCGTAGGACGGGCCACTGACAGTCGTGCCGGTCGGCGGAATACAGGGGGCCAGGGAGGTGTTCGGCAGGTATAGTTTAACGGTCAACAACTTTGGAGGTTGAGCGACCATGCAGTTCGGGATCTTCAGCGTCGGCGATGTCACGCCGGACCCCACCACGGGCCGTACGCCGACCGAGCGCGAGCGGATCAAGGCCATGGTCGCCATCGCGCAGAAGGCGGAGGAGGTCGGCCTCGACGTCTTCGCCACCGGTGAGCACCACAACCCGCCGTTCGTGCCCTCGTCCCCGACGACGATGCTCGGCTACATAGCCGCGCGGACGGAGAGGCTGGTCCTCTCCACCTCCACCACCCTCATCACCACCAACGACCCGGTGAAGATCGCCGAGGACTTCGCGATGCTCCAGCATCTGGCCGACGGGCGCGTCGACCTCATGATGGGACGCGGGAACACCGGCCCGGTCTACCCCTGGTTCGGCCAGGACATCCGGCAGGGCATCAACCTCGCCATCGAGAACTACGCCCTGCTGCGCCGGCTGTGGCGCGAGGACGTCGTCGACTGGGAGGGCAAGTTCCGCACTGCCCTCCAGGGCTTCACCTCCACGCCCCGCCCGCTGGACGACGTGCCGCCGTTCGTCTGGCACGGCTCCATCCGCTCGCCCGAGATCGCCGAGCAGGCCGCGTTCTACGGTGACGGCTTCTTCCACAACAACATCTTCTGGCCGGCCGACCACACCAAGCGGATGGTCGAGCTGTACCGCGCCCGGTACGCGCACTACGGGCACGGCACGCCCGAGCAGGCCATCGTGGGGCTCGGCGGGCAGGTCTTCATGCGGAAGAACTCGCAGGACGCGGTGCGCGAGTTCCGGCCGTACTTCGACAACGCGCCGGTCTACGGTCACGGGCCGTCCCTGGAGGACTTCACCGACCAGACCCCGCTGACCGTCGGCACGCCGGAGCAGGTCATCGAGAAGACGCTCAAGTTCCGCGAGTACGCCGGCGACTACCAGCGCCAGCTGTTCCTGCTGGACCACGCGGGGCTGCCGCTGAAGACCGTGCTCGAGCAGCTCGACCTGCTCGGCGAGGAGGTCGTGCCGGTGCTGCGCAAGGAGTTCGCCGTCGGCCGGCCGGCCGAGGTGCCGGACGCGCCGACCCACGAGTCGATGCTCAAGGCGGCCCAGGCCGGCAAGGCCACCCAGGAAGGGGTGAACGTCGCATGAGGCTCGTCGTCGTCTCGGCGGGGCTGAGCGTCCCGTCGTCGACCCGGCTGCTGGCCGACCGGCTGGCGGCCGCGACCGCCGGGCGGACCTCTGCGGGGGCGGACGTGGAGGTGGAGGTCGTGGAGCTGCGCGACCTCGCCGTCGAGATCGCCCACAACTTCACCAACGGCTTCCCCGGACGGAAGCTGGCGGCCGCGCTGGCGGCGGTGACGGCGGCGGACGGGCTGATCGTCGTCACCCCGGTGTTCTCCGCGTCCTACAGCGGTCTGTTCAAGTCGTTCTTCGACGTGATCGACCCGGACGCGCTGGCGGGCAAGCCGGTGCTGATCGGAGCCACGGGTGGCTCCGCACGGCACTCGCTGGTGCTCGAGCACGCCCTGCGGCCGCTCTTCTCGTACCTGCGCGCCGTGATCGTCCCGACCGCCGTCTACGCCGCCTCGGAGGACTGGGGCGCGGAGGGCCTGCCCGAGCGGATCGAGCGGGCGGCGGGCGAGCTGGCGACACTGATGACGGGCCTGTCCACGCCGTCCGGCCCGGCAAAGACCGAGAAGGCCGAGAAGGCGGAGAAGGACGAGTTCACGGTGGTCCCCTTCGCCGACCAGCTGGCGGCCCTGGCCGCCCGCTGAGCCCCTGAGCGCCGGACGGTGACCTCCTGAGCGCCGGGCGGGGATATCCAGCTCGTCCGGCCTTTCAGGACGAGGGCCGACCAGCCGACGGCGTCGGGCTCGCCGCTGCCCTGTTGAGCGCCGGGCGGGGAAATCCAGCCCGTCCGGCCTTTCAGGACGAGGGCCGACCAGCCGGCGGCGTCGGGCTCACCGCTGCCCTGTTGAGCGCCGGGCGGGGAAAACCAGCCCGTCCGGCGATTGAGGACGAGGCCGTTCAGGCCGAAGCGGGGGTCTGGGGGCGGCAGCCCCCCGGGACACGCCCACCCGGACGGTGAGAGCCCAGTAAGAAGGGTGATCGTAGGACCGTCCCCACCGCCCAACCGCCGGAGGCCTTGGCAGACTGGCCTGGTGCCTCCCACCGTGCTGCTCGCCGAAGACGACCGTGCCATCCGCAACGCCCTGGAACGTGCCCTCGCCCTGGAGGGCTACCGGGTGACCGCGGTCGCCGACGGGGTCGAGGCACTGGCGCACGCCCACAAGAACCCGCCGGACGTGCTCGTCCTCGACGTGATGATGCCCGGCATCGACGGCCTCCAGGTCTGCCGGGTGCTGCGCGCCGAGGGCGACCGTACGCCCATCCTGATGCTGACCGCGCTGGTGGAGACCGCCGACCGGATCGCCGGTCTGGACGCGGGCGCCGACGACTACGTCGTGAAGCCGTTCGACGTCGAGGAGGTCTTCGCCCGGCTGCGGGCGCTGCTGCGCCGCACCACCCCCGACGCCGCCCCCGAGGCCGCCGTGCCGGTGCTCGACGCCCCGAAGCGGAGTACGGAGCGGGATGTGGAGGCGGCCGGGCTGCGGATGGACCCGCAGGCGCGGCGCGCGTGGCGTGGCGGGCGCGAGCTGGAGCTGACCCGGACCGAGTTCGAGCTGCTGGAACTGCTGGCGCGCAACGCCGGGATCGTCCTGGACCACTCCACGATCTACGACCGTATCTGGGGCTACGACTTCGGTCCCGGCTCCAAGAACCTCGCCGTCTACGTCGGCTATCTGCGCCGCAAGCTCGACCAGCCCGGCGCCCCGCAGCTGATCCACACCGTGCGCGGGGTGGGTTACGTGCTGCGGGAAGACTGAGTGACGAGGACGAGAGTGGGACGAGGACGCGAGTGAGCCGTCTGCGTCGGCTGCTGTCCCGGCCGCGGCCGAAGCTGGTGTCGCTGCGGACCACCTTCGCGGTGTCGTTCGCGGCCGTGACGGCCGCGGTCACCGTGCTCGTCGGCGTCCTGTCGTACTCGGCGGCCGCCCGGCTGGTCCGGGTGGACCAGGAGTCGGTGTTCGACGAGGTCGTGCAGGACCTGCGGGACGAGGTGCGCGACCACCGGATGGCGCCGGAGGACTTCTCCTCGTCCGCGCCGGGGCACGACATCGTGCGGCCGGCCCGCACGGACGTACAGGTGCTGGGCGCGGACGGCTCGGTCGTGGACAGCGGCAGCCCCGGACTGCCCGTCGTGTCCGCCGACCACACGATCGCGGCGGCCGCGGCGGCCGGGCGGATCACCGAGCACAAGGACGTCGACGTCGGCAGCGACGTCTACCGCATCGCGACCGTGTCGCTCGGCGGCGGCCGGGGCGCGGTGCAGGTGGCGCAGGAGTTCAGCGACACCGAGGACCTGCTGCGGGCGCTCCAGCAGCGCACGCTGATCCTGATGATCGCGGTGGTGACGGCCGCGGGGCTGTTCGGCTGGTGGCTGGCCCGGCGCATCACCCACCGCCTGGTGATCCTCACCACCGCCGCCGAGGACGTCGCCCGCACCCGTCGGCTCGGCGTGCAGGTGCCGGTCACCGGCCACGACGAGGTGGGCCGGCTGGGCCGCGCCTTCGACCGCATGCTCGGCCGGCTCGCCCAGTCGGAGGAGGACCAGCGGCGGCTGGTCCAGGACGCGGGGCACGAACTGCGTACGCCGCTGACGTCGCTGCGGACGAACATCTCCCTGCTGCGCCGCATCGACGAGCTGCCGCCGGACACCCGTGACGAACTGGTGGCGGATCTGACCCAGGAGGCCCGGGAACTGACCGACCTGGTCAACGAGCTCGTCGACCTCGCGGCCGGCCAGTCCGACACCGAGCCGCCGCGCAGGCTGGACCTCGCCGACATCGCGGAGGAGGTCGCGGGCCTGGCCCGGCGCCGCACGGGGCGGCCGGTCCTGATCCGGACGAGCGGTGACACCACCCTCTACGGGCGGCCGGCCATGCTCCAGCGGGCGGTGTCCAACCTCGTGGAGAACGCGACCAAGTTCGACCGTGGGGGCGGGGCGCCCGTCGAGATCGCCGTCACCGGGCCGTCCCGGCCGGGGGTCGTCCGCGTCGAGGTCCTCGACCGCGGCCCCGGCATCGCCGAGACCGACCTGACCCGCGTCTTCGACCGCTTCTACCGCGCCGCCGACGCCCGCTCCCTGCCGGGCTCGGGTCTTGGCCTGTCGATCGTGCGCGAGGTGGCCCTGACACACGGAGGCGCACCCTTCGCGTTCCGGCGGGCGGGGGGCGGCTCGGTGATCGGGTTCACGGTGGGGGGCGGGCTGCCGGACGGGCCGGGCGCGGACGGAGGCTGAGGGCCACCTCGTGGCCTGGCCACGGGCAATTCCGGGCGTGTGTCGGCCGGGCCTCGTGGGGACGAGACCCGGCCGACGTCCGTCGCGCAGCGGCAGGTGCGCTCACCAGGACATGGGTCTACGGGGACTCGATGTCCTGCTCCTGCGTGAGGGAGTTCGGGTCGGTGGGCCGCTTGATCTTGAATGTGTCGGTGTAGGAGTCACCGGTGCATGTCACCTTGGCCGTGCCGTTGTCCCCGGCCTTGGCGATCTTCGTGAACTTCACCGAGTACTCGCCCGTGTCATCGACGTCCGTCTTGTCGGTGCGGACTTCCTTGCTCTTGGTCGTCGTTATCGTCACCTTGTTGGGCGGGGTTCCGTTCGGGCAGTCCTCGACTGCCCCCGTTACCACGACCGTCTTGCTGTTCGGGTCCGCTCCCGCTTGCGTCGCCGCTGCGAGCGAGATTGCGGCTGTCATCGGGAGTACCGCCGCGGCGGCGATGATTGCGAGACGATTACGCATGACTTCTCCTAGCTTGTCGGCTCAGGTGCGAATGGCCCCGAGGGGTGGTGCCTGTTCGCTGTTCCGACGGACGCGGTGAAGTGGTCCTCTCCCAAGATCGGGGCTAGATCGCCGCAGGTCAAGGGCGTTAAATGCCCACGCCGCACGGGGTAGGACTACCCACGGCACCACCCACGGCGGAGCTCGCGGAGGGCTCTATTCCAGGCTGGTGAGACCGTGTTCCACGGCAATTCGCGTCAGATCGGGACGGCGTCGGGATCCCGTTTTCTCGCCGATTCGGTCGAGGTGCGAATGGACGGTGTGTTTGCTGATGCCCAATGCGGCGGCGATTTCGTGGTCCGTCGAACCGTTGGCGAGAAGGCGCAGGATTTCCTGCTCCCGGTCCGTGAAACGGGGTGCCGGCCCCACCAGATGGCTGGCGGGCGCAGAGACGTAACTGCGGCCCGAACCCACGGTCCGAATCGCCGTCAGCATTTCGTTCGCCTCCGCCTGCCGGCTCAGATAGCCGCTCGCGCCCGCCTGGATCGCCTGCACCGCGTCCAGGTACGGCGAGGACGACACCACGAGGACGGCATGCCCTCTCCGCCGCAGCTTCGTCACGGTCGCGGCGAGCCTCGGGGCGGACTGCTGGAGGTCCATCAGGACGACCTGCGCGCCGCGCAGACTGCCGTCCGCGCTCTCGATCGACGGTGCGGCCGCGACCAGGTGGAGGTCGGGAGCGGCGCCGATCAGGTTCGAGATGCCGTGCCGGAAGACGGGGCAGTCTCCGATGACCGCGATCCGCACGCGTTCGGCGCAAACGCTCACCGGCACCTCCGCTGCTCGATGGACATGCCACGACAGACACGCCCCGTCCCCAGGGTCGGCGGGGTGAGCGCCTCCTGCGCGGTGGACTGGCCCCTTCGGGGGAACCCCGCGCCGCCCGGCGGGGCCGGGGGAGGGAGCCGGACCGCGGCGAGCGGTGCCGCGGACGGTGCGGTGAGGTGAGGTGAGGTAGGTCATATACGGCGGATTGAGTTCCGGGCCGGGGTGAATTCCGTACCCCCGTACGACGGGCGGTGTCCGGATGCGAGGATGAGGCGCCATGACTGCTGGGTGGTGTACTCGCACGCTACGGGCCGCGCTGTTCGCGGCTGTCTGTGTGCTGCTCGCCGCCCTGGGCCACGTGATGATGTCCGGGTCCGAGGTGCCCGCGTGGGCGCTGGCCGCGGGCGTGGCCGTCACCGGGATCGCGGGCTGGTGCCTGGCGGGCCGGGAGCGCGGTTTGGCGCTGATCGTGACGGTCGTGGTCGCCGCCCAGACGGCCCTGCACTCGGCGTTCTCGCTGGCCGGGCCGGAGTCCGGTGACGCGGCGTCCGCGGGCATGGGCGTCATGGGCATGGGCTCGATGCGCATGGACTCCATGGACATGGACATGGGCCACATGGCTCACGTCAGCCACCTGGATCACGCGAGCCATACCGGCCACATGGGCCATATGAGCCACATGAGCCATGTGGGGGAAGCCGCCGGCGAGGGCGGTTCCTCCTCGTTCGGCATGCTCGCCGCCCACCTGCTCGCCGCGCTGCTGTGCGGGCTGTGGTTGGCGCACGGCGAGAAGGCCGCGTTCCGGATTCTGCGGGCGGTGGCCGGACGGCTGGCCGCGCCGCTGCGGCTGCTGCTCGCCCTGCCCGTCACCCCGGACCGGCCGCGTGTCCGGTTCCGCCGCCGCGGATCGGCGCGAGCGCCCCGGCTGCTCCTTCTCACCCACGCGATCACCACTAGGGGTCCGCCCTCGGGGACCGCTGCCGCCGTCTGACGACAGGCCGGCAGCAGGCGACCCGGGGCTGCCCCTGTGCGCCCCGGGCCACGGCCGTACGCCCGCGCAGGCGGGCGTGGGGCCGTTTCTCCCTCATGCCCTCGTGGATGATCCGAGAAGGACACCAGGTGATCACGTCTGCCGTGAAGGCACCCCAGGCACCCCAGGCACCCCAGGCCTCCCATGCGTCACAGGCCGCCCTCGACGAGTCGATCACCGCATGGGCGCTCGCCGCCCGGGCCGGTGACGCGGACGCGGTCGAGCGCTTCGTACGCGCTCTGCACCGAGACGTCCTGCGCTACGTCTCCCACCTGTGCGCCGATCCCCAGGCGGTCGACGACCTCGCCCAGGACACCTTCCTGCGCGCCCTCGGCAGCCTGCACCGGTTCGAGGGCCGCTCCTCGGCCCGTTCCTGGCTGCTGTCCATCGCCCGCCGGGCGGTGATCGACAGCTATCGGTACGCCGCCACCCGGCCCCGGCTGTCCGACGTGCCGGACTGGCAGCTCGCCGCCGAGCGCGCCCAGCCGCGCGATCTGCCG
The sequence above is a segment of the Streptomyces asoensis genome. Coding sequences within it:
- a CDS encoding permease, which encodes MQETDVRPSAEAAEGVRAADARPAGALPRHWPLLLLGAAVVPGVLLVLVGRSLDAPAMQAWRTVCLAVTVQALPFLLLGTALSGAINAFVPARVFSRLLPKRAALAVPVAGMAGVVLPGCECASVPVANSLIGRGVTPAAAFAFLLSAPAVNPVVLTATAVAFPGSPEMVVARLLASLVTAAAMGWLWLWLGREEWLKPTVVRHTGHVPGRSRFTEFRRGFQHDFLHAGGFLVVGAMAAATFNVAVPRTLLDTFAGSPWLSVLFLAALAIVLAVCSEADAFVAASLTGFSPVARLAFMVVGPMVDLKLIALQAGTFGRAFALRFSAATAVVAVVCSAVIGGVLL
- a CDS encoding FMN reductase; protein product: MRLVVVSAGLSVPSSTRLLADRLAAATAGRTSAGADVEVEVVELRDLAVEIAHNFTNGFPGRKLAAALAAVTAADGLIVVTPVFSASYSGLFKSFFDVIDPDALAGKPVLIGATGGSARHSLVLEHALRPLFSYLRAVIVPTAVYAASEDWGAEGLPERIERAAGELATLMTGLSTPSGPAKTEKAEKAEKDEFTVVPFADQLAALAAR
- a CDS encoding response regulator transcription factor — translated: MRIAVIGDCPVFRHGISNLIGAAPDLHLVAAAPSIESADGSLRGAQVVLMDLQQSAPRLAATVTKLRRRGHAVLVVSSSPYLDAVQAIQAGASGYLSRQAEANEMLTAIRTVGSGRSYVSAPASHLVGPAPRFTDREQEILRLLANGSTDHEIAAALGISKHTVHSHLDRIGEKTGSRRRPDLTRIAVEHGLTSLE
- a CDS encoding sensor histidine kinase, yielding MSRLRRLLSRPRPKLVSLRTTFAVSFAAVTAAVTVLVGVLSYSAAARLVRVDQESVFDEVVQDLRDEVRDHRMAPEDFSSSAPGHDIVRPARTDVQVLGADGSVVDSGSPGLPVVSADHTIAAAAAAGRITEHKDVDVGSDVYRIATVSLGGGRGAVQVAQEFSDTEDLLRALQQRTLILMIAVVTAAGLFGWWLARRITHRLVILTTAAEDVARTRRLGVQVPVTGHDEVGRLGRAFDRMLGRLAQSEEDQRRLVQDAGHELRTPLTSLRTNISLLRRIDELPPDTRDELVADLTQEARELTDLVNELVDLAAGQSDTEPPRRLDLADIAEEVAGLARRRTGRPVLIRTSGDTTLYGRPAMLQRAVSNLVENATKFDRGGGAPVEIAVTGPSRPGVVRVEVLDRGPGIAETDLTRVFDRFYRAADARSLPGSGLGLSIVREVALTHGGAPFAFRRAGGGSVIGFTVGGGLPDGPGADGG
- a CDS encoding helix-turn-helix domain-containing protein — protein: MATPRRDTRGIVDAADFLARVRFRRPEPAPPLRPYVEHYWLIDWDLTEPYVSHVVPHPAVHLVFQRFEGQEPFVEIAGVQQGLFTQKLEGRGRVCGVKFRPGGFRPFAPEHPVSHWTGRRVHLTGTDPAPVLDPAGEEARVAALDAHLLAARIPRPDPQADLAMTLVDRIRTDRAIRKVADLASDEGLSVRLIQRLFAAYVGVGPKWVILRYRIHEALERAEAEQTVDWAALAADLGYADQAHLVRDFTTTVGVPPATYARHRSS
- a CDS encoding response regulator transcription factor — its product is MLLAEDDRAIRNALERALALEGYRVTAVADGVEALAHAHKNPPDVLVLDVMMPGIDGLQVCRVLRAEGDRTPILMLTALVETADRIAGLDAGADDYVVKPFDVEEVFARLRALLRRTTPDAAPEAAVPVLDAPKRSTERDVEAAGLRMDPQARRAWRGGRELELTRTEFELLELLARNAGIVLDHSTIYDRIWGYDFGPGSKNLAVYVGYLRRKLDQPGAPQLIHTVRGVGYVLRED
- a CDS encoding MarR family winged helix-turn-helix transcriptional regulator, coding for MSGNVRSRLLDELGVVSRRYAAAYALFNQALADRLGLHPTDLQCLNLLMLEREPVTTGRVAELTGLTTGSATRLVDRLEKAGYVVRERDAADRRRVLVVTVPERIAEFTRMWERLGGDCMPLFEDLADSELAVIVRHMRRTVEFGAEQVARLREGRV
- a CDS encoding TIGR03943 family putative permease subunit; its protein translation is MRRFAQVGLLVLGGLGLLHTSLFTDEYLRYVKEGMRPLLVASGVLLVVLGVAEAWAAPPKEEPGEPGHGHEGHGHEGHGHDHSGVPRVAWLLFLPVLSLLFYAPPALGSYTASREPAKAVAVQEDAFDPLPATSPLPITLTDFTQRVQQDRSRAIRGRAVVMTGFVTPAPRKRDGWYLTRIIVSCCAADASSVKVLVQGIAAPKADTWVNVTGTWQGSGTLGTASATVALDARGVQKVRKPSNAYMDALPLTS
- a CDS encoding winged helix-turn-helix transcriptional regulator; this encodes MATTTAAQRREQARTEYDAFLRDCPTNQLLDRLSDKWVSLVVSALAPGPQRYSDLARRIAGVSPKMLTQTLRTLERDGILTRTVTPSVPVRVDYELTPLGSNLALLLTAVKNWAEIHFDEVHAARRRYDTDSTDV
- a CDS encoding LLM class flavin-dependent oxidoreductase produces the protein MQFGIFSVGDVTPDPTTGRTPTERERIKAMVAIAQKAEEVGLDVFATGEHHNPPFVPSSPTTMLGYIAARTERLVLSTSTTLITTNDPVKIAEDFAMLQHLADGRVDLMMGRGNTGPVYPWFGQDIRQGINLAIENYALLRRLWREDVVDWEGKFRTALQGFTSTPRPLDDVPPFVWHGSIRSPEIAEQAAFYGDGFFHNNIFWPADHTKRMVELYRARYAHYGHGTPEQAIVGLGGQVFMRKNSQDAVREFRPYFDNAPVYGHGPSLEDFTDQTPLTVGTPEQVIEKTLKFREYAGDYQRQLFLLDHAGLPLKTVLEQLDLLGEEVVPVLRKEFAVGRPAEVPDAPTHESMLKAAQAGKATQEGVNVA
- a CDS encoding NADP-dependent oxidoreductase, which translates into the protein MRAAVVRTFGGPEAVEIVDAELPEPAARQVRIKVAAAALNPVDAGVRSGVFGGAGKQVGLGWDVAGTVDAVGVASAWNVGEEVVALDYGMVKPLGTHAEYVVVDADAVALAPASVDAVHAATLPLNALTAAQALDLLALSPGDSLLVTGGAGAVGGYAVQLAARRGVTVAALARAQDEEFVRSLGATRFPGGEGRFDAVLDAAVLGSEALALVRDGGAYVGVIPQAQPASERGVRTEAVEVSADGARLAELVRSVDAGELTLRVAETFTLEDTAKAHARLAEGGVRGRLVLVP